The following coding sequences are from one Pirellulales bacterium window:
- a CDS encoding formylglycine-generating enzyme family protein yields MIRSNTLQFIFRVLALIAPMLMGPQSASATPITIDTVPVGNLNNVADWTGSGSVSYSYRIGTTEVTNTQYAAFLNEKAKSDPLALYNTNMGSDARGGITRSGASGSYTYTTKPNMAYKPVNFVSWYDSIRFANWLHNGQGSGDTEAGAYTLLGGTPTPSNSASIARNLGATWFLTSENEWYKAAYYQPFAEGGDVDNYWRYPTASNSLPTIAAADLVGNISNPGAKVANYENGADWNGQNGNVTTVGNAGPLSESFYGTSDQGGNVSEWTESLALGASRVWRGGSFKSVYAFGVELESTYPVVASPTLEFNFVGFRVATVPEPSSFALATFGLISLIAVGLKCRQRRTV; encoded by the coding sequence ATGATCCGCAGCAATACCTTACAATTCATTTTCCGGGTGCTTGCTCTCATCGCGCCCATGCTCATGGGACCGCAGTCCGCGTCGGCCACGCCAATCACGATCGACACCGTGCCGGTGGGCAATCTCAACAATGTCGCCGATTGGACCGGCAGCGGCAGCGTCAGTTACTCCTACCGTATTGGCACCACCGAAGTCACCAATACCCAGTACGCCGCCTTTCTCAATGAGAAAGCCAAGAGCGACCCGCTGGCCCTTTACAACACGAATATGGGCAGCGATGCCCGCGGCGGGATCACCCGCAGCGGCGCGAGCGGTAGCTACACGTACACTACGAAGCCCAACATGGCCTACAAGCCGGTGAATTTTGTGAGTTGGTACGACTCGATTCGATTTGCCAACTGGCTCCACAACGGCCAAGGCTCGGGCGACACCGAAGCCGGCGCCTACACACTGCTGGGAGGCACACCCACGCCCTCGAACAGCGCGAGCATAGCCCGCAACCTGGGCGCCACTTGGTTCCTGACCAGCGAGAACGAGTGGTACAAGGCGGCCTACTATCAGCCGTTTGCGGAGGGGGGCGATGTGGACAATTACTGGCGCTATCCGACAGCAAGTAACAGCCTGCCCACGATTGCCGCGGCCGACCTCGTGGGCAATATCAGCAACCCGGGGGCCAAGGTGGCGAACTACGAGAATGGTGCAGATTGGAACGGCCAGAACGGCAACGTGACGACGGTCGGTAACGCCGGCCCGCTAAGCGAGAGTTTTTACGGCACGTCCGACCAAGGTGGCAATGTCTCGGAGTGGACCGAATCGTTGGCGCTAGGCGCGAGTCGGGTCTGGCGGGGCGGCTCGTTCAAATCTGTATACGCCTTCGGTGTGGAATTGGAGTCCACGTATCCCGTAGTGGCATCCCCGACGCTCGAGTTCAATTTCGTCGGGTTCCGCGTGGCAACCGTCCCTGAGCCAAGCTCGTTCGCGTTGGCCACTTTCGGCCTGATCTCGCTGATCGCCGTCGGTCTCAAGTGCCGCCAGCGTCGCACTGTCTGA